DNA sequence from the Actinomycetota bacterium genome:
GTGTCGTTTACTTACTCTGCTACCTACAATTTTAAACCGCCGTTTTTGGTACATTCTTATCCCGCCCTTGACAACGAGGCAGAAGGCGAATGAATGTCACTAACGGGAAATAAGATTTATCTTGTGCGTTGAGTTCGGTGAGTATCACGAATGGAAAAGTCTTAGGAAAATGGGGGAGCAAAATGGCGGAGGTGCTTTTTAAAAAGGTCGATTATTCCTTGAAAAAGTTGATTGAAGACATTGATATTGGAGAGATTGGCCTGCCGGACATACAGAGACCTTTTGTCTGGCCGGCGAGTAAGGTACGGGATCTTTTTGATTCCATGTACCGAGGTTACCCGATCGGTTATCTGCTTTTCTGGGAAAACGGTTTCTCTGACGATCACAGGACTATAGGGGTGGACGGAAAACAGAAAGTCCCCCTGCTTTTGATTGTTGATGGACAACAAAGGCTTACATCTCTTTACGCGGTTATAAAAGGGGTGCCAATCATAGGAAAGGATTTCCGGAAAAACTACATACGGATAGCCTTTAAACCTTCGGAAGAAAAATTTGAGGTGACAAATCCCGCTATAGAGAAGGACGCTGAATGGATTCCAGACATCAGTGAGATCTGGAAACCCACCACAAGTTCCTTCAGCTTTGTTAAGAATTTTCTACAGCGTTTGAAGTCGAAGCGAGACGTTTTGGAAGTGGAAGAGGACAAGATCGCACAGGCCATAGGTCGACTGGAAAAACTCATGGATTACCCTCTGACTGCTCTCGAGGTTTCTTCTTCCGTTGATGAAGATCAGGTTGCGGAGATTTTTGTGAGGATAAATAGTAAGGGAACTCCTCTAAATCAGGCAGACTTCATCCTTACCCTGATGTCCGTTTTTTGGGATGAAGGCAGGGCGGAGCTGGAGGATTTCTGCCGCCGCTCCAAAAGCCCCCCTACAGATGGAGGGCCTTCTCCCTTTAACCACTACCTGAGACCGAACCCCGACCAATTGCTTCGAGTAAGCGTGGCCTTGGGATTCAGGAGAGCGCGTCTTGAGCATGTTTATTCCTTGCTGCGGGGTAAGGATCTACAGACCAAGCAATTTTCGTCCGAACAGCGTGATAGGCAGTTCGAAGTGTTACGCCAAGCGCAAGCCTATGCTTTGAATCTTCTGCATTGGCACGATTTCTTTAAGGTGATCAAGTGCGCAGGGTATCCCAGCGACAAGGTGATATCCTCCCAAACCGCCATTCTTTACACCTATGCTCTTTGGCTTATAGGGAAACGTGATTTTAAAGTACATGACCATGAACTTCGTAAGTTGATGGCGCGCTGGTTTTTCATGGCTTCCTTGACCGGGAGGTATACGGATTCTCCAGAAACACGCATGGAGCAAGATATGGCTTTACTGGCTGGTTTAAGCACCCCAGAAGGGTTCATTGAGACATTAGACCAACAGATTAACGTGGTTCTGACTAACGATTTCTGGGATGTAACCTTACCCAATCAACTGGAGACGGCATCGCCTATCAGCACGGGTCAATTCGCCTACTTTGCCGCCCTATGTCTTTTAGACGCGAAGGCACTTTACTCGAACATGAAGGTGTCGCAGCTTCTCGATCCAACGGTTAATCCTAAGAAAGAAGCGCTTGAGCGGCACCATTTGTTTCCAAGGGATTATCTGAAATCCATAGGGATAACGGATAAGAGGCTGGTCAACCAGGTCGCCAATTACACTCTTTTAGAGTGGAAGGACAACATCGATATTTCCAATATGTCGCCGAGAGAATATGTCCCGAAAATGGAGCAGCGCTTCCCTGAGAACGAGCTGAAGGAGATGTATGAATGGCATGCTCTTCCAGATCGTTGGTATGAGATGGACTTTAAACAATTTCTCGAGGAGAGGCGCAAGCGGATGGCCCAGGTAATCAGAAAAGGATATATGAAATTGTTGTCATAATCAGGATTGAATAAAGCAGGGAGGGATTATGTTCGTCGCCCATGTCGATCACGGTTTAAGATTGCATGCTCGCATTCCCTTTCCCTTCAACATCGTGGGGAGCAAGTACGAGTACCTGGTCATGAAGGTGCTGGGGAA
Encoded proteins:
- a CDS encoding DUF262 domain-containing protein; protein product: MAEVLFKKVDYSLKKLIEDIDIGEIGLPDIQRPFVWPASKVRDLFDSMYRGYPIGYLLFWENGFSDDHRTIGVDGKQKVPLLLIVDGQQRLTSLYAVIKGVPIIGKDFRKNYIRIAFKPSEEKFEVTNPAIEKDAEWIPDISEIWKPTTSSFSFVKNFLQRLKSKRDVLEVEEDKIAQAIGRLEKLMDYPLTALEVSSSVDEDQVAEIFVRINSKGTPLNQADFILTLMSVFWDEGRAELEDFCRRSKSPPTDGGPSPFNHYLRPNPDQLLRVSVALGFRRARLEHVYSLLRGKDLQTKQFSSEQRDRQFEVLRQAQAYALNLLHWHDFFKVIKCAGYPSDKVISSQTAILYTYALWLIGKRDFKVHDHELRKLMARWFFMASLTGRYTDSPETRMEQDMALLAGLSTPEGFIETLDQQINVVLTNDFWDVTLPNQLETASPISTGQFAYFAALCLLDAKALYSNMKVSQLLDPTVNPKKEALERHHLFPRDYLKSIGITDKRLVNQVANYTLLEWKDNIDISNMSPREYVPKMEQRFPENELKEMYEWHALPDRWYEMDFKQFLEERRKRMAQVIRKGYMKLLS